From Betaproteobacteria bacterium, a single genomic window includes:
- a CDS encoding DUF1269 domain-containing protein, which produces MRRRLYVICPDLKAAQQTMNDLLLARIYEGHIHVLARRGAPMEGLHEANVLQKTDLVHGAELGLVIGGACGLVLGAVLVFVPLLGVQLQLVTILITVPGGALFGTWASSMAAASVPNTKLLVFSKDIDEGRYLMMVDVPFRRVKEIQTLLHDRHPEDKDDGVESSIPAFP; this is translated from the coding sequence ATGCGACGCAGACTATACGTGATATGCCCTGATCTGAAGGCGGCACAACAGACCATGAACGATCTCCTGCTCGCCCGCATCTACGAAGGTCACATCCATGTCCTGGCAAGACGCGGTGCCCCCATGGAGGGATTGCACGAGGCCAATGTCCTGCAAAAGACCGATTTGGTCCATGGTGCTGAACTGGGCCTTGTTATCGGAGGCGCCTGCGGATTGGTTTTGGGCGCGGTTCTCGTATTCGTGCCTCTCTTAGGCGTCCAATTGCAGCTCGTCACCATCCTCATCACGGTCCCGGGTGGTGCGTTGTTCGGGACTTGGGCGTCGAGCATGGCCGCGGCAAGCGTACCCAATACTAAGTTGCTCGTCTTCAGCAAGGATATCGACGAAGGGCGATACTTGATGATGGTCGATGTGCCTTTTCGGCGTGTCAAGGAGATTCAGACGCTATTGCACGACCGCCACCCGGAAGACAAAGACGATGGGGTCGAGTCCAGCATACCGGCGTTCCCCTAG
- a CDS encoding cytochrome C oxidase subunit I has protein sequence MGSYLLYSFWKPAPFVNYGELVVPEVVITPAPDDAMSQTLKEVSGKWVLAMADSGSCGEFCQKKLYYLRQIRLTQGKYMGRIERLWIITDEVRPNESVLKDFQGTRVVSARGSAWVGRIPVKTSLTDHLLIIDPLGNVILRYPRDLDPSAMKKDLQRLLRASRVG, from the coding sequence GTGGGATCCTACCTCCTGTATTCGTTCTGGAAGCCCGCCCCATTCGTCAATTACGGCGAACTGGTTGTACCCGAGGTGGTCATCACTCCCGCGCCAGACGACGCCATGAGCCAGACACTGAAGGAAGTCTCTGGAAAATGGGTGCTTGCCATGGCGGACTCGGGCTCGTGCGGGGAGTTTTGCCAGAAAAAGCTCTACTACCTCCGCCAGATCCGGCTGACCCAGGGCAAATACATGGGGCGGATAGAGCGCCTATGGATCATCACCGATGAGGTGAGGCCCAATGAATCCGTGCTGAAGGACTTTCAAGGTACCCGAGTCGTTTCCGCGCGTGGAAGTGCATGGGTCGGACGGATCCCGGTAAAAACCTCGCTCACCGATCATCTGCTCATCATCGATCCGCTTGGAAACGTGATCCTGCGCTATCCTCGCGACCTCGATCCCTCGGCGATGAAAAAAGATCTGCAACGGCTGTTACGAGCCTCTCGCGTTGGGTGA
- a CDS encoding protoheme IX farnesyltransferase yields MTTGTTTSAPLRLRLQQFFALTKPRVVSLIVFTAVIGMFLAAPGWVPLQSLFFATLGIALIAGAAAAINCLVEQKIDALMARTRGRPLPMGQVSAAETLWLAGMLGGAGLFVLYVLVNPLTMWLTLGTFVGYAVIYTVILKPLTPQNIVIGGASGAMPPVLGWTAVTGEISSDALLLFLIIFAWTPPHFWSLALYRTKDYARAGVPMLPVTHGAKYTRLHVLLYTIVLLVVSIFPFLSRMSGLIYLACALFLGGWFLAYAVRMYVGYSDDLAKRTFRYSIVYLFALFAALLIDHYWKILL; encoded by the coding sequence ATGACCACCGGTACCACCACCTCCGCGCCGCTTCGTCTTAGGCTTCAGCAGTTCTTCGCGCTTACCAAGCCGCGGGTCGTATCGCTGATCGTGTTCACCGCGGTGATTGGGATGTTCCTGGCCGCGCCCGGATGGGTACCGCTGCAATCGCTCTTCTTCGCGACGCTGGGCATCGCGCTGATCGCAGGGGCCGCGGCCGCTATCAATTGCCTGGTCGAGCAGAAGATCGACGCGCTGATGGCACGCACACGCGGGCGTCCCTTGCCCATGGGACAGGTCTCCGCGGCAGAGACGCTGTGGCTCGCTGGTATGCTCGGCGGTGCCGGGCTTTTCGTGCTCTATGTCTTGGTGAACCCGCTCACCATGTGGCTCACGCTGGGGACCTTTGTGGGCTACGCCGTCATCTACACGGTGATTCTCAAACCTCTGACGCCGCAAAACATCGTAATCGGTGGGGCTTCGGGTGCCATGCCGCCGGTTCTGGGCTGGACGGCGGTGACCGGCGAGATATCCTCCGACGCACTACTGCTGTTTCTAATCATCTTCGCTTGGACTCCGCCGCATTTCTGGTCCCTGGCGCTTTACCGGACCAAGGATTATGCCCGTGCCGGTGTGCCAATGCTGCCGGTCACTCACGGAGCGAAATACACTCGGCTGCACGTGCTGCTATACACTATCGTACTGCTGGTGGTGTCCATTTTCCCTTTTCTAAGCCGGATGAGCGGCTTAATCTATCTAGCCTGCGCGCTGTTCCTCGGCGGATGGTTTCTGGCCTACGCAGTGCGTATGTATGTAGGTTACTCAGATGACCTGGCCAAGCGCACCTTTCGCTACTCGATCGTCTACCTCTTCGCACTATTTGCTGCATTGTTGATCGACCACTATTGGAAGATCCTGCTCTGA
- a CDS encoding MFS transporter has product MSSTARWRTPNLVLICGAMILVLSLGIRLSYSMFAQPMSVDFAWGRGNFTFALALSNVIWGLAQPFFGAWADRKGAGRVVAVSGLLFAGGLALMTLATTPLMLYVSSGLMVGLGLGGVTFAVILGAVGRAFPPERRSLALGIASSGGAFGQFLMLPFGQILISAVGWQSALLVLAGTVLASVPLAAAMVERQRPLHADATPPSLRETLRVACAHTGFRYLTAGFFVCGFQVAFILGQLPAYLLDVKMAPMVGVSALALTGLFNIAGPIVSGYLGGRLSKKYLLSGIYILRALIVTMFLGIPVSPLTACVFAAATGFLWLSTVPLTCGLVVQIFGVRFVSALFGVVFLSYQLGNIVGMWLAGHYLEPGGSYDLVWLGGIASGVIAAMLNVLIDERPLQGAEMR; this is encoded by the coding sequence ATGAGCTCAACTGCCCGCTGGCGCACGCCGAACCTTGTGCTGATTTGCGGCGCGATGATTCTCGTGCTGAGCCTGGGCATTCGCCTGAGTTACAGTATGTTCGCGCAACCGATGAGCGTCGATTTTGCGTGGGGGCGCGGTAATTTCACCTTCGCATTGGCGCTGTCGAATGTGATCTGGGGACTGGCGCAGCCGTTTTTCGGCGCGTGGGCGGACAGGAAAGGCGCCGGGCGCGTAGTCGCGGTGTCCGGTTTGCTATTCGCCGGAGGTCTTGCTCTGATGACACTGGCTACGACCCCTTTGATGCTGTACGTCAGCTCCGGGCTGATGGTGGGTCTAGGGCTCGGTGGGGTGACTTTCGCCGTCATCCTCGGCGCGGTGGGCCGCGCGTTTCCGCCGGAGCGGCGCAGCCTCGCACTCGGCATTGCATCCTCAGGGGGGGCGTTCGGACAATTCCTGATGCTGCCGTTCGGGCAGATCCTGATTTCGGCAGTGGGATGGCAGAGCGCGCTGCTGGTGCTGGCCGGAACTGTCCTGGCGAGTGTTCCGCTTGCTGCGGCGATGGTGGAGCGGCAGCGTCCCCTGCACGCGGATGCCACCCCGCCATCGCTGCGTGAAACGCTTCGCGTGGCCTGCGCTCACACCGGATTCCGCTATCTGACGGCCGGCTTTTTCGTGTGCGGCTTCCAGGTGGCGTTCATCTTGGGGCAACTGCCCGCGTATTTATTGGACGTGAAGATGGCCCCCATGGTAGGGGTGAGCGCGTTGGCGCTGACCGGCTTGTTCAACATCGCGGGCCCCATTGTTTCCGGCTATCTGGGTGGGCGCCTAAGCAAGAAGTATCTGCTGTCGGGCATCTATATTCTGCGTGCATTGATCGTCACGATGTTTCTGGGAATTCCGGTTTCACCGCTGACGGCCTGTGTGTTCGCCGCAGCCACCGGTTTCCTCTGGCTGAGCACCGTGCCGCTCACCTGCGGCCTGGTCGTGCAGATCTTCGGCGTGCGTTTCGTGTCGGCGCTATTCGGCGTCGTTTTCCTCAGCTATCAGCTCGGTAATATTGTCGGCATGTGGCTGGCAGGGCATTACTTGGAACCCGGCGGTTCGTACGATCTTGTGTGGTTAGGCGGCATCGCCTCGGGGGTGATCGCAGCCATGCTCAATGTACTCATTGACGAACGGCCCCTCCAGGGCGCGGAGATGCGGTGA